A genomic region of Venturia canescens isolate UGA chromosome 7, ASM1945775v1, whole genome shotgun sequence contains the following coding sequences:
- the Snx6 gene encoding sorting nexin-6 isoform X1 — MLQDGICETADTLNSAPSKKIIQADNIDLSDKSLQVDISDALSEKDKVKFTVHTTTTLPEFQKSDFLVVRQHEEFVWLHDRFEENEEYAGYIIPPCPPRPDFDASREKLQKLGEGEGTMTREEFTKMKQELEAEYLATFKKTVAMHEMFLTRLAHHPVFRNDHNLRVFLEYDQDLCVRGRNKMEMFGGFVKSFSKTTDEYYLSATVKDVNDFFDQEMTFIQHYHNNLKEATARADRQTAKHKDVADSYIKISTNLLQLATTDSGKLERFLAKIAETFEKLRKVEGRVASDEDLKLSDTLRYYMRDTAAAKRLLFRRLKALHAYEGANRALEKARAKNKDVHAALEVAEAEKVQTEACEKFEQMSDKGREELTDFKTRRIAAFKKNLVELTELEIKHAKAHADLLKKCLVALREE, encoded by the exons aTGTTGCAGGACGGAATATGCGAAACCGCTGATACTTTAAACAGCGCGCCATCGAAAAAg ATCATACAAGCTGATAACATTGACCTGTCTGACAAGTCGTTGCAAGTCGATATATCCGACGCTCTCAGCGAGAAAGACAAGGTCAAATTCACCGTACATACCACAACTACTCTGccagaatttcaaaaatctgaTTTCCTTGTCGTTAGACAACATGAAGAGTTTGTTTGGCTGCACGATCGGTTTGAGGAGAATGAGGAGTATGCAGGCTACATT ATTCCACCTTGTCCACCAAGACCCGACTTTGATGCTTCCCGAGAAAAGTTGCAAAAACTTGGTGAAGGAGAAGGTACCATGACACGAGAggaatttacaaaaatgaaaCAAGAGCTTGAGGC aGAATACCTAGCAACGTTCAAAAAAACTGTAGCCATGCACGAAATGTTTTTAACGAGATTAGCGCATCATCCAGTTTTCCGAAATGATCATAATCTCAGAGTTTTCTTGGAATATGATCAGGATCTTTGTGTCAGAG GtagaaataaaatggaaatgtTTGGAGGTTTCGTTAAATCTTTTTCTAAAACTACCGACGAATATTATTTATCTGCAACCGTCAAAGATGTTAATGACTTTTTCGACCAAGAAATGACCTTCATACAACATTATCACAACAATCTTAAAGAGGCAACTGCTCGAGCCGATCGACAGACGGCCAAGCACAAAGATGTTGCCGATTCCTATATCAAAATATCAACCAATCTTTTGCAATTAGCGACCACTGATAGTGGCAAATTGGAAAGGTTTCTGGCTAAAATAGCtgaaacttttgaaaagcTTAGG AAAGTAGAAGGCCGTGTTGCTTCGGACGAAGATTTAAAACTATCGGATACTTTGCGTTATTATATGCGCGATACAGCAGCGGCAAAGAGGCTGCTTTTTCGTAGATTGAAAGCTCTACACGCTTATGAAGGTGCCAATAGAGCTCTGGAAAAGGCTCGAGCGAAAAACAAGGATGTTCATGCT GCCCTGGAGGTTGCAGAG GCTGAAAAAGTACAGACCGAAGCTTGCGAAAAGTTTGAGCAAATGTCCGACAAAGGAAGAGAAG AACTCACGGATTTCAAGACGAGACGAATAGCTGCGTTCAAAAAGAATCTCGTCGAATTAACGGAATTGGAGATTAAACATGCGAAg GCTCACGCAGATTTGCTCAAAAAGTGTTTAGTGGCATTGAGAGAAGAGTGA
- the Snx6 gene encoding sorting nexin-6 isoform X2: protein MMDGICETADTLNSAPSKKIIQADNIDLSDKSLQVDISDALSEKDKVKFTVHTTTTLPEFQKSDFLVVRQHEEFVWLHDRFEENEEYAGYIIPPCPPRPDFDASREKLQKLGEGEGTMTREEFTKMKQELEAEYLATFKKTVAMHEMFLTRLAHHPVFRNDHNLRVFLEYDQDLCVRGRNKMEMFGGFVKSFSKTTDEYYLSATVKDVNDFFDQEMTFIQHYHNNLKEATARADRQTAKHKDVADSYIKISTNLLQLATTDSGKLERFLAKIAETFEKLRKVEGRVASDEDLKLSDTLRYYMRDTAAAKRLLFRRLKALHAYEGANRALEKARAKNKDVHAALEVAEAEKVQTEACEKFEQMSDKGREELTDFKTRRIAAFKKNLVELTELEIKHAKAHADLLKKCLVALREE, encoded by the exons ATGATG GACGGAATATGCGAAACCGCTGATACTTTAAACAGCGCGCCATCGAAAAAg ATCATACAAGCTGATAACATTGACCTGTCTGACAAGTCGTTGCAAGTCGATATATCCGACGCTCTCAGCGAGAAAGACAAGGTCAAATTCACCGTACATACCACAACTACTCTGccagaatttcaaaaatctgaTTTCCTTGTCGTTAGACAACATGAAGAGTTTGTTTGGCTGCACGATCGGTTTGAGGAGAATGAGGAGTATGCAGGCTACATT ATTCCACCTTGTCCACCAAGACCCGACTTTGATGCTTCCCGAGAAAAGTTGCAAAAACTTGGTGAAGGAGAAGGTACCATGACACGAGAggaatttacaaaaatgaaaCAAGAGCTTGAGGC aGAATACCTAGCAACGTTCAAAAAAACTGTAGCCATGCACGAAATGTTTTTAACGAGATTAGCGCATCATCCAGTTTTCCGAAATGATCATAATCTCAGAGTTTTCTTGGAATATGATCAGGATCTTTGTGTCAGAG GtagaaataaaatggaaatgtTTGGAGGTTTCGTTAAATCTTTTTCTAAAACTACCGACGAATATTATTTATCTGCAACCGTCAAAGATGTTAATGACTTTTTCGACCAAGAAATGACCTTCATACAACATTATCACAACAATCTTAAAGAGGCAACTGCTCGAGCCGATCGACAGACGGCCAAGCACAAAGATGTTGCCGATTCCTATATCAAAATATCAACCAATCTTTTGCAATTAGCGACCACTGATAGTGGCAAATTGGAAAGGTTTCTGGCTAAAATAGCtgaaacttttgaaaagcTTAGG AAAGTAGAAGGCCGTGTTGCTTCGGACGAAGATTTAAAACTATCGGATACTTTGCGTTATTATATGCGCGATACAGCAGCGGCAAAGAGGCTGCTTTTTCGTAGATTGAAAGCTCTACACGCTTATGAAGGTGCCAATAGAGCTCTGGAAAAGGCTCGAGCGAAAAACAAGGATGTTCATGCT GCCCTGGAGGTTGCAGAG GCTGAAAAAGTACAGACCGAAGCTTGCGAAAAGTTTGAGCAAATGTCCGACAAAGGAAGAGAAG AACTCACGGATTTCAAGACGAGACGAATAGCTGCGTTCAAAAAGAATCTCGTCGAATTAACGGAATTGGAGATTAAACATGCGAAg GCTCACGCAGATTTGCTCAAAAAGTGTTTAGTGGCATTGAGAGAAGAGTGA
- the Snx6 gene encoding sorting nexin-6 isoform X3 codes for MLQDGICETADTLNSAPSKKIIQADNIDLSDKSLQVDISDALSEKDKVKFTVHTTTTLPEFQKSDFLVVRQHEEFVWLHDRFEENEEYAGYIIPPCPPRPDFDASREKLQKLGEGEGTMTREEFTKMKQELEAEYLATFKKTVAMHEMFLTRLAHHPVFRNDHNLRVFLEYDQDLCVRGRNKMEMFGGFVKSFSKTTDEYYLSATVKDVNDFFDQEMTFIQHYHNNLKEATARADRQTAKHKDVADSYIKISTNLLQLATTDSGKLERFLAKIAETFEKLRKVEGRVASDEDLKLSDTLRYYMRDTAAAKRLLFRRLKALHAYEGANRALEKARAKNKDVHAAEKVQTEACEKFEQMSDKGREELTDFKTRRIAAFKKNLVELTELEIKHAKAHADLLKKCLVALREE; via the exons aTGTTGCAGGACGGAATATGCGAAACCGCTGATACTTTAAACAGCGCGCCATCGAAAAAg ATCATACAAGCTGATAACATTGACCTGTCTGACAAGTCGTTGCAAGTCGATATATCCGACGCTCTCAGCGAGAAAGACAAGGTCAAATTCACCGTACATACCACAACTACTCTGccagaatttcaaaaatctgaTTTCCTTGTCGTTAGACAACATGAAGAGTTTGTTTGGCTGCACGATCGGTTTGAGGAGAATGAGGAGTATGCAGGCTACATT ATTCCACCTTGTCCACCAAGACCCGACTTTGATGCTTCCCGAGAAAAGTTGCAAAAACTTGGTGAAGGAGAAGGTACCATGACACGAGAggaatttacaaaaatgaaaCAAGAGCTTGAGGC aGAATACCTAGCAACGTTCAAAAAAACTGTAGCCATGCACGAAATGTTTTTAACGAGATTAGCGCATCATCCAGTTTTCCGAAATGATCATAATCTCAGAGTTTTCTTGGAATATGATCAGGATCTTTGTGTCAGAG GtagaaataaaatggaaatgtTTGGAGGTTTCGTTAAATCTTTTTCTAAAACTACCGACGAATATTATTTATCTGCAACCGTCAAAGATGTTAATGACTTTTTCGACCAAGAAATGACCTTCATACAACATTATCACAACAATCTTAAAGAGGCAACTGCTCGAGCCGATCGACAGACGGCCAAGCACAAAGATGTTGCCGATTCCTATATCAAAATATCAACCAATCTTTTGCAATTAGCGACCACTGATAGTGGCAAATTGGAAAGGTTTCTGGCTAAAATAGCtgaaacttttgaaaagcTTAGG AAAGTAGAAGGCCGTGTTGCTTCGGACGAAGATTTAAAACTATCGGATACTTTGCGTTATTATATGCGCGATACAGCAGCGGCAAAGAGGCTGCTTTTTCGTAGATTGAAAGCTCTACACGCTTATGAAGGTGCCAATAGAGCTCTGGAAAAGGCTCGAGCGAAAAACAAGGATGTTCATGCT GCTGAAAAAGTACAGACCGAAGCTTGCGAAAAGTTTGAGCAAATGTCCGACAAAGGAAGAGAAG AACTCACGGATTTCAAGACGAGACGAATAGCTGCGTTCAAAAAGAATCTCGTCGAATTAACGGAATTGGAGATTAAACATGCGAAg GCTCACGCAGATTTGCTCAAAAAGTGTTTAGTGGCATTGAGAGAAGAGTGA